The Leptolyngbya iicbica LK region ACCCCTCGGCACCCTCGACCCCGCCGACCTCAAAAAAAAGCAACAGTTCAAAAAACTCTACGCTGCCGTTCTAGAACGGCCCAACCTCGCCGGAGCCGCTGCCATCCACTTCACCAGTGAGCAAGAAGAGCGCATTTCCGAACGCTTTGGCACCGATACCCCTGGCATCGTTCTGCCATTGGGCGTGGCTCCACCGCCACCCGCCGCGATCGAGATTGACGTCTACAACCAGTTTCAGATTCCCCGCGATCGCCCCCTCATCCTCTTTATGTCACGCCTGGATCCCAAAAAAGGCATTGACCTGCTGCTCCCCGCCTTGGAAACCTTGCAGCAAGACGGCGTGAACTTTCATCTCGTCATGTGTGGTGCAAATCCCCAAGATCGCGCCTACGAACAGTCGGTGTACCAGCGAGTCGAGCATTCGGAACTGCGATCGCACGCCACCCTCACGGGCTACGTCTCTGGCGACACCAAAGCCGCCCTCCTGCAAGCCGCCGACCTCTTCGTGCTCCCTTCCTACTACGAAAATTTCGGCATCTCCGTCGCCGAGGCGATGCTAGCCGGTATGCCCGTCGTCATCTCCAACCAAGTCCACATCTGGGACACCATTCAGCAAACCGACTCCGGCTGGATCTGTGAATGCACGGTCGAGTCAGTCACTGCTCAATTACGAGCAGCACTACAGTCCCCAGAAGAACGTACCCAACGTGGCCTTAACGCCCAGCGCTGCGCCAAAGATCACTACAGTTGGGACGCCATCGCCGAAAGCGCGATCGCAATTTATCGAACTAACCTCTAGAATATCAAGCCGTTATCCATGAAAAAATCAGAGGATACGTAGAAATTAAAATGTTAACTCATCATCGTCATGGCAACGAGACCAATAAGGTGAATGTATTTGCCCAATCTCCTAAGTGCAATACTACAGAAGTACATCCACTTTTCCTTCTACATCTCAAGCATCTCATCGATAAATTTTCCTTGTGCTTACCCTACATTCCTTGTATTCCTATTCAATCTCAAATCGGCAACATCACATGAAGATTTCTTTTTTAGTCGCAGGCTTTAAAGTTATGACGGGAATTACGGACTATACCCTGGCATTGGCTAAAGAATGCTTGGAGCAAAAACATGTTGTCCAAATTCTTGCCTTAAACGCAATTTCTAGCCGTGATGAGGCAAAAATTGTTAATACCTTCGGTGGCGACATTCTCAGGACTATTACGACTGTAGACATCCCCCTTGCTATCAGCGATAAGGTTGACATGATCGAGCAACATCTACAAAGTTTTGATCCAGACTGGATTAGCATACAATTCCAATACCAATATTTTCGGCAAGGCAGTCTTGATAGCTTAAGCTACCTTGCAAGATTTCTGCGTAAGCAAAAGTCGAAAGGCCGAATGACTAATATTTTCGTTCACGAAATATGGCAAGACCCAACCGATATTGACGCCCTTAAGAATACTTTTGTGAGACGAATTAAGCGCCTGGTTATCACCAATTTTCTGAAGTCCTCTAAAGCAGATCTAATTCTCACATCCAATACAAACTATGTCGATAGTCTTCAGGCTTCGGGAATTTCGTCTAAGCAACTTCCTGTCTTGAACACGATCCCCATATGCAGTAAGAACTTGGACCTGGTCAACCAAGAAATTCACAACTGTAGTGGACTAGATCTAATGCGAAATAGGCTAAAATACTGCATGGTTGGCATCTTAGAGGATGTTTGAGAATTCATCCGAGGTATCAAATTAGGCTAAGCGTCGCACCATAATCCGAATCATAGCGAGGTAGATGAATGCCTCNNNCTCAAGGGCTGATGGTTCGTATCTTCAGCTTATGGCGAGTGAGCTTTTTTACTGACTGAGCGATTTATCAAACATCCTCTTAGGCTCACTAGTCCACCATCCCCAAGGCATATGGGAAATTGAACCACTTCTTTCAGATCTCTTAGTATTTGCGCAGGAATCCCAACGCGAAGTTTTGTTGGCCTGGGTGGGACGCCAAAATGTTGGTAGCCGTAAACAGTGGAATCGTGTCGTCAAGCGTTACCACTCTAAACTGAATTTCGTAGAATTGGGGAAACGTGATGCTGAGTTTGTTTCTCAATTTTTGCAGGCATGTGACTGGGGTTTATCAACTACTCAGTTTGAGTTTCTAGGGAAAAGCAGCTCAATTTCAGCAATGTTGTGCCATGGATTAACGATTCTATTTAACGAGAAAAATCCCGATTTTAATGTCGAAAGCCAACTTTCTCCCTTCTATTCAAGAGAACAAATTTCGTTTGGCCTTCCAGATTCTTTAGTACCAATTAAACATCCATGTCTTTCCAAAAATGCTCGAATCGCTCAAAAATTCTCAGAAGTTCTGGCTTGTGAGTTGTGAAGCCAGCTATCCGTAACACCAACACCAGAGCAATTTTATAGCTCTTTCCAGTTTAGTGAGGTGCGCTTAATACTGCTTGAATTGCTCTGAGCAACGGTCATGAAAGCTTATACCGATCTGAAATGAAGTTGAGCATAATGAGCGGAGTGTCCTTTACTGCGGTTTAGCAAGGGCCCGACTTTTTGTTTTTGAGATCAGCGAGACGGCTGAGTACCTAGAAAAAAGCCTCAAGCAAGCTCAGCGAGGAAGTCAAAAAGAACGTCTGCTGATGCTGTGGTGGGTCAAAACGGGGCAAGTTAGCCAGCGCCAGGAACTCCATGAGCGTCTTGGTCGGAGCCCCGCCACCGTGACCCGTTGGTTAGCGACTTACCGACAAGGTGGACTCTCCGCGTTGTTAACGGTCAAGACTGTCCCAGGAGCGACCCCCAAAATTCAAGGGGCCGCCTTGAGTAAACTGAAACAACAACTGGAGTCGGCAACTGGCTTCAGCAGCTATGGAGAGATTGTCGAGTGGCTGCGAGAAGAGTGTGATTTAGACCTGAAGTACGATACGGTCAATCGCTTTGTACGTGAGAAGTTGCAAGCCAAACTCAAGGTGCCTCGCCCGCAAAGCCTCAAACAACACACCGCCGCCGTGAACGGCTTCCAGCAAACTTCCGCCCGGTCTTGAGGGAGTTCCAAACACTGCTCGATATCCCGAAACTGCGCTATCTGACTCAAGATGAGAGTCGGATAGGCCGTAAAACCGAGACCTCACGGGTGATTACGGCGAAAGGAGTCAAACCGAAAGCCAAAGTGGCGTGGCCTCGGGAAGCCTTCTGGCTGTACGGGGTCGTTGAACCCTTGAGTGGTTGGCACTGGACTCAACAGCATGACCACCTGAATAGTGAGCATTTTCAGCAGTTTATCGATGACCTCTCTCACGCCTTGGGCGATACGGTTGTCGTGATGCAGCTAGATGGAGCCCCGGCTCATCGCGCTAAAGCCCTTGTCTGGCCCGATAACCTCATCCCAGTTTTTCAACCACCCTATTGTCCTGAGGTGAATGCGATTGAGCGCCTATGGCAGTATCTCAAGCGACAGTGGAAGGGCGAAAACTTTGACTCTTTAGCAGCATTGAGGCAGCGAGTGGAGCAAGCGTTAACCCACCTCAGTGCCTCGCGGGTGCAGTCGCTAACCTCCTTTGATTTTATTCTCGATGCGCTGCTACAAGCCGCATTCTAGACGGCTCTATTCTGCTCACCCTCATTTCCGATTGGTATGAGAACCGCTACATTCTATAAAACGCTTGAGGGTGCTAGGCATATTTACAATAGGTCATATTGTTGAAGTTATTTGAGCGATATAGATGAGGGAGAAATTGCGATCTCACGCTACCTTTATAAACTACGTCGCTGGTGACACAAAGCCGCCCTGCTCCAAGCTTCTGACCTTTTTCGCTGCCTTCTGAGTTACGAGAATTTTGGCATCTCTGTGTCTGTAGATTCTCTCAAGCAGTAATTTTGGCGAATCCACTTGCACTCCTTGTAAATTAGGATTGCGTTGGAACACTAATTAACAAGCAGAGTTTGGCTGAGTCTGTGAATGCACGGTCAAGTCCGTTACTACTTAATTACAGGCAGCGCTACAGTCCCAAGAAGAACGTACCCAAC contains the following coding sequences:
- a CDS encoding helix-turn-helix domain-containing protein, coding for MSETAEYLEKSLKQAQRGSQKERLLMLWWVKTGQVSQRQELHERLGRSPATVTRWLATYRQGGLSALLTVKTVPGATPKIQGAALSKLKQQLESATGFSSYGEIVEWLREECDLDLKYDTVNRFVREKLQAKLKVPRPQSLKQHTAAVNGFQQTSARS
- the hpsP gene encoding hormogonium polysaccharide biosynthesis glycosyltransferase HpsP, whose translation is MSQPLKILQIVPSISLVYGGPSQMVRGFSHALAAAGADVTIVTTDSNGDVDEAPLNVPLNTPVPEDNYTVYYFRCSPFRRYKFSLDLLRWLWDHAQDYDIAHVHALFSPVSSLAATVLRQRGVPYLMRPLGTLDPADLKKKQQFKKLYAAVLERPNLAGAAAIHFTSEQEERISERFGTDTPGIVLPLGVAPPPPAAIEIDVYNQFQIPRDRPLILFMSRLDPKKGIDLLLPALETLQQDGVNFHLVMCGANPQDRAYEQSVYQRVEHSELRSHATLTGYVSGDTKAALLQAADLFVLPSYYENFGISVAEAMLAGMPVVISNQVHIWDTIQQTDSGWICECTVESVTAQLRAALQSPEERTQRGLNAQRCAKDHYSWDAIAESAIAIYRTNL